The Pasteuria penetrans genome segment CCTAGTAAAAATTTTATAAAAATTCATATGAAATAAGATAAATACCCCTGGGATACCAAAACAGGAACAGTGTCATAACAAAATGTTATTATGTTACTCAATTGCTTTACGAAAAGGTGAGACTAGATTCATAGATAGGGTATTCCCCACAAGAAATTGCACGGTCCCAAACGGGACTGCAATAATAGAACAGGAGCCTGCGGAAATAGAACAGGCCCGGCGCCAACTCATAGAACGTCGCCCCATCCAATTCTCCCCCGCTTCTACGTCATCATCTTCATCCATGGAGGGAACACCTTCTTCATCCTTTATGCCGGGGATATCGTCATCTGCGGCGGGAATGTCGTCATCTGCAAGAAGTGGGACGCAACAGCAGATCCGTCCTCATAGCCCCAGTCCTCCACCACCAGTGAAAAATATGGGTTTCAAACGATAAACAGGAACCAGATTTGAATGATCAGTATACGGTCGCTACATCGTAAAAACTCCCTGATTATGTCGAAAATCAATAGTATAAGTATATGTATGCATGGCCTTCCAATGGTATTGTGGTAACCACCGGTCCTCTCATCTCCTTATATTTTTTGTGATTGATAAGGAGGATTATACAACAAGGATCGATGGCTTTTCCATTAGCCCTTACTGTATTTTTAACAGAAAATATGTAATTGTAATTGGTTTAATACATAATAATCTAAGTATGTTTATATTATGAAATATCGTGCTGATCTATTTCCTGAAGAGGTATTGAAGGAAAGAGTAGGTACCATCAAATACTATATTTATTGAATTTTATTATGGGTCGGGGAGGGAACCAAATTTTGGAAACTAATGTCCTGGGCGGTAATTGTAGGATTGTTCCTTGGGTGAGGCAAGCGTTAGACTATGTTATGTATACGTATCAAATAACAAAAATTACATAAAAAATATTTAAAGATTAGGCCCTTCCCGCCCCTTACCCATTTAAATCTGGAGGACCCATAAGCAAGCGATACGAGCGCCAAACCCAGGGAGTTACCCCTGCCCATGTTGTGTTGCCCCGGTCCTTGCAACTACGAGAGAGGTCGTCGCTAAAAGATCAGGCACAAGGATGTACATAGGGAACAGCTGCTCCATTGGATGAACTACCCACCCCCTTCCCATGTCGTTTGACCTCCTCATTGTCATCACAAACGGTTATCATTCCTCTATGGAAAAGGTAGTCCCTACCCCTGTATAAAGCCCTTTTTCCCTGTCCAAGCTGGGGAGGAGAGGAGGGGGCTGGGGGTTTGCAATCATTAGTTCCACGTGTGCGGATATGGACTTGTATGATGGGGGTTGTTCTCGTTTTCATGGTAGTCCGTTTGTTTTTCCTGCAGCTTTATCCTCATGAAATCGAAATTTTCTCTCATTCATTAACTGGTAATGGGTTATCTAGAAAGTATTTCGTGCGTCTTGAAAGCGATCGCGGAAAAATCCTGGATCGAAGGGGACGTACGTTGTCGGGTGAGAGATGGCCCCATGTTTTGGTTTTTCCACAATCATCGGCCCACCTTGAGCACTATGCAAAACAATTGGATCAGTTGGCCGCTTGGACGGGTATATCACCAACTGACTTACGTAGGCGTTTGTCAACCCTTTCACGTCCTGCCCTATTGAAGACCCATGATGGTGTGACAACATGGAAGGTTCCGCCCCTCTTACGGTCCAAAATTACACAATTGGGTATACCCGGTGTACGTGTGTTGTGGTTTGAAGATCGTCCATCTACCCCCAATCAAACCCTATTGGGGCATATCCAACGTTGGAACAAGGGGGGGGAGAATCATGCAGGTGGGGAATCAGGATTGGAGAGGTCTTTTGACTCCCTGTTGCGGGGTCGTTATGAGCGTTGGTTGGAGTACACTTCCGATGTACGTGGACGCCCCCTCAATGGAACTACGAGAGTGAGGGAAAAGGTTTCCTATGGTCCCGGGTATCATGTTCTGACAACTTTGGATGGTTCCATCCAGCGAATGGCTGAGCAAACCTTATTGACGCTGCAGGTGGAGGACGGCGCCCTAGTGGTACAGGATATTGAGACTGGTGATCTGTTGGCGGTAGCCAGCCGTGCCCCCTATGAAAAGCCGGGACATCGATCCCTGATGGCAACTCCTTTAGGTTCCCTCTATCATACGATTCTTACCCTATCAGCTCTGCAAGGGGGATGGTTGGTTCCGGACACTCTTGTGGAGTGTTCAACTGAGGTTCCGCAAAAGAAGGGTGGTTTATGGGATGGGGATAGGACTACATTCGCCGATGCTTATCTTCGTTCTTGTGAGTCAACTTTCTCAAATCTAGCTATACGCATGGGAGAAGAACAGTTGGTGAACGATAGTTACCAATTGGGTTTAGGGCAGACCTTACTCTCCTATGGGATCACAGGTGCTGGATACACGGTTCCCTGCCAAGTGGGGGAGGAAGAAGCGGGGGTTGTTTCTGTAAAATTAGGCAATGAACGGGAATCCCCCCCCTTGTTGTCGAATTCCCCTGGTCAGAGTATTCTTGTAACCCCTTTGCAGGCTGTACAGCTAGTTACGGCTTTGCATCATCGGGGGGTACCACCTAGGCCTCGCCTTGTGCAAGCCATATGGGACCAGCAGGGGGGTATTGTTACCTCGATTCCCCAGAAGAAGATGGCTTCAAAAAAATTATCCGCCAGGACTGTGCAGACGGTTCAATCGTTGATGCGTAATGCGGTAGTCCGTGGTAGGGAAGCCCCTTGGCTTATCTCGTCCCCCTGGCCCTTAGCAGGTAGGATGGGTACAGCCATTGCAGACCAATATTCCCGATATCACCAATGGATGATAGGTTTCGGTCCCTTATCAAAACCGCGTTATGCGGTTGCTATTTTGGTTCGATACACTTACTCAGCCCATGATCCACGTGCTGTTCTCCTATTTCGTTCCATTATGAATCAACTCTCTGTGATGGGGGATCAATTTCCCCCATCGGGATGAAAGGGTATACATCTCCCCGTTGTAACATTCTCGAATTCAGTCTCCACGCAACAATCTTCTTCCACAGCCTTGTATCAATATTTTGTAAGGTGCTAGAATAGGGTGTAGCCTCCCACGGATGAAGAAAATGTTTCCCCATGGGAAAGTGAAGACAGCATGTAGAAGAGCACGTGGGGGGAAAAGAGTGCTTTGCCGCTCAATTTTTACATATTTGCTGTGGGAGTAAATCGTGGTACGTCCATGTGGGGGGTAGGCCTAGTGAAGTGTCATGGTCAAAAGGGACAAGGGGTTATATCATGAAAATTACGATCAACCTGACCAAGGCGGAATTGGATTTGGTGGAAGAGTCCCTGTTGCAGTATCAGAAATTACTACTGGAATCCGAAAATCACGACGATATGATTAGCTATGAACTAAAGCTCTGTCGACGCATTTTCGAGGAGTTTGGTATGGAAGAATTGGAAACGGCAGTGGGTGTGCAGCAGCAAGTTCAGTCTGCAGGTTATTCTCCTCCTCAAGAGGGTCCACCCTCGCAAGTGCAAGCTTATGCGGTACCGCCACAGAGGCAAGCCGCCCCATCCCCGTCACAACAACCGTCTGCCTCCTATGCCCAAACCCCTAATCAATATCCCTTTTCGCGTTGAGGCAGGGGCTACTACCCTGCATGGAAGGATGATTCCGGGAACGAGAGCAGTTGAGGACGTGGGAATGCGTTTTTATTGTGATGGAAGTTTTGTAATGAAGTTTGTCTGATATTTTTATACATGTTAATCCTATGCATATTAATTGTTTTTATATACAAGCAATATGCACCTATGTATCAGGAATATTATGATCACCAGCCCCACGGTTAGCGTAGGCGAATCTGGGGTTTTTCTTAGGCTTTCCCCAAAACATAGGGGATTGAGTCCACCTATCCATGGAAACCTGGGGACCTTTCCCAAGGGTTTACAATGATCCCTACCTTGGACCCAATGCCCACTCGTTCGGATGTCGATGGCATTGCGAAAAGCCAAGAGGGGAAGCGATCCTTTTTTCCCCGGCTTTTCCCGATATTTACCTATCTAACTCATGAAGAGGAGGATGACAACAAACAATACGAAGCGGTAAAGGACAAAGGGCCATAGTTTTGTTTTCGGCAATAGACGCAGAAAAAAATTTATGACCGCTATGGCTACAACAAAAGATGTTATAAATCCAGCGGCAAAAAGGGGCCAATCGTCCCAATGGAGGGTATCCCAGCTTTTATAGAAGTCTAGAATACTAGCCCCAGTCAGAATAGGCACGGAAACTAGGAATGAAAAGGACGCCGCTGTTTTGTGATTCATGCCAGTGAGCAGACCACCTGCAATTGTAGACCCGGAGCGCGAAAACCCTGGCCAAAGAGAAAGACACTGAAAGAGTCCCACCCATAGGGCCTGCGAATAGGTAATGGCATCTAGAGATTGTGTGGATGTTGCTTGCTTGCGGAACGGAAATTCCGCCCCTAACATGAGGATGGCTCCAAGGAGGACACCCACAGCTACCACTCGGGAGGTGAAAAGCTCTTTGATTTGGCTATGAAGGAAGAGTCCGATCAGAGCAGCTGGAAGGCAGGCAATGATTAGGTGCCCAATGCTCAGATTGCGATCACCCTTGGATACGGGGTCCTTCGTTGTTTTTATGGATTGTTTCCAGACCGATCTAGCTAAGTGAAAAAATCGATTGCGATAGGCGAGGACCACCGCTAGACCAGCCCCTATTTGTATGACAACCTCGAAGGTTTTAGCCTGTTCCCCCTTAAAGTGGAGGATTTTTTCGGATACTAAAATCATATGCCCTGTGGAGGAAACAGGGATAAATTCCGTAAGCCCCTCCACAATGCCTAGTATGAAGCCAACCCATAATTGCGAGATTCCCCCATCTCCTAACAATAAGATCGCCCCCTATCGATTCTTATAGTGGTTCCATTGTAAACCGTATTTTGAGATGTTCTCAACAAGGGAACAGCGGGGGGGATTTTCAGCTTTACTTTCTGGCCCTCCGGGGCATTTCTTTGCATGGAAGGAAT includes the following:
- a CDS encoding penicillin-binding transpeptidase domain-containing protein, which translates into the protein MQSLVPRVRIWTCMMGVVLVFMVVRLFFLQLYPHEIEIFSHSLTGNGLSRKYFVRLESDRGKILDRRGRTLSGERWPHVLVFPQSSAHLEHYAKQLDQLAAWTGISPTDLRRRLSTLSRPALLKTHDGVTTWKVPPLLRSKITQLGIPGVRVLWFEDRPSTPNQTLLGHIQRWNKGGENHAGGESGLERSFDSLLRGRYERWLEYTSDVRGRPLNGTTRVREKVSYGPGYHVLTTLDGSIQRMAEQTLLTLQVEDGALVVQDIETGDLLAVASRAPYEKPGHRSLMATPLGSLYHTILTLSALQGGWLVPDTLVECSTEVPQKKGGLWDGDRTTFADAYLRSCESTFSNLAIRMGEEQLVNDSYQLGLGQTLLSYGITGAGYTVPCQVGEEEAGVVSVKLGNERESPPLLSNSPGQSILVTPLQAVQLVTALHHRGVPPRPRLVQAIWDQQGGIVTSIPQKKMASKKLSARTVQTVQSLMRNAVVRGREAPWLISSPWPLAGRMGTAIADQYSRYHQWMIGFGPLSKPRYAVAILVRYTYSAHDPRAVLLFRSIMNQLSVMGDQFPPSG
- a CDS encoding undecaprenyl-diphosphate phosphatase, which encodes MLGDGGISQLWVGFILGIVEGLTEFIPVSSTGHMILVSEKILHFKGEQAKTFEVVIQIGAGLAVVLAYRNRFFHLARSVWKQSIKTTKDPVSKGDRNLSIGHLIIACLPAALIGLFLHSQIKELFTSRVVAVGVLLGAILMLGAEFPFRKQATSTQSLDAITYSQALWVGLFQCLSLWPGFSRSGSTIAGGLLTGMNHKTAASFSFLVSVPILTGASILDFYKSWDTLHWDDWPLFAAGFITSFVVAIAVINFFLRLLPKTKLWPFVLYRFVLFVVILLFMS